A genomic region of Thermoanaerobaculia bacterium contains the following coding sequences:
- a CDS encoding response regulator: MTPATILVAEDDAKTAGLLRLYLQNAGYRVVVATRGDEALRVLRSEPPDLVLLDRMLPGVSGDAVCRAVRAEGDAPVIFVTARAEEEDR, translated from the coding sequence ATGACGCCCGCGACGATCCTCGTCGCGGAAGACGACGCGAAGACCGCGGGACTCCTGCGCCTCTACCTGCAGAACGCGGGGTACCGCGTCGTCGTCGCGACGCGCGGGGACGAGGCCCTTCGCGTCCTTCGGAGCGAGCCTCCCGATCTCGTCCTCCTCGACCGGATGCTCCCGGGCGTGAGCGGGGACGCCGTCTGCCGCGCGGTTCGCGCCGAAGGAGACGCTCCGGTGATCTTCGTCACGGCGCGCGCCGAAGAGGAGGATCGCC